Proteins encoded by one window of Modestobacter marinus:
- a CDS encoding YceI family protein: MPSRRTWLITGGAVAVVAAAAVGGPLVYAAIEGDAPPAPTVQVQPEAVELTADTDGTWAIAPSSTAGYRVEEVLNGADVTVAGTTDQVTGTVVVSGGDLADADVTVDVASITTDSGRRDSYFRDNVMDVDTHPTATFSVTEVADLPELTGTPVTVPVTGELTLAGVTQPVQTEMSVVRTAEGVDVSGSVPVTFADHGIEAPDLGFVRVEDTGSIEFLLHLTL; this comes from the coding sequence ATGCCCAGTCGTCGTACCTGGTTGATCACCGGTGGGGCCGTGGCGGTGGTCGCCGCAGCGGCCGTCGGCGGGCCGTTGGTCTACGCCGCCATCGAGGGGGACGCACCCCCGGCCCCGACGGTGCAGGTCCAGCCGGAGGCGGTCGAGCTGACCGCGGACACCGACGGCACCTGGGCGATCGCCCCGAGCTCCACCGCGGGCTACCGGGTGGAGGAGGTGCTCAACGGTGCCGACGTCACCGTGGCCGGCACGACCGACCAGGTCACCGGCACCGTCGTCGTCTCGGGTGGGGACCTCGCCGACGCCGACGTGACCGTGGACGTCGCCTCGATCACCACCGACAGCGGCCGCCGCGACTCCTACTTCCGGGACAACGTGATGGACGTCGACACGCACCCCACCGCGACGTTCTCCGTGACCGAGGTGGCCGACCTCCCGGAGCTCACCGGCACCCCCGTCACGGTGCCGGTGACCGGCGAGCTGACCCTGGCCGGGGTCACCCAGCCGGTGCAGACCGAGATGTCCGTGGTGCGCACCGCCGAGGGCGTCGACGTCTCCGGCTCCGTGCCGGTGACCTTCGCCGACCACGGGATCGAGGCGCCGGACCTGGGCTTCGTCCGGGTCGAGGACACCGGCTCGATCGAGTTCCTCCTGCACCTCACCCT